The following proteins are encoded in a genomic region of Salvelinus namaycush isolate Seneca chromosome 12, SaNama_1.0, whole genome shotgun sequence:
- the LOC120056749 gene encoding coiled-coil domain-containing protein 15-like: MGSFTGVFLLQTLGELADSPLALIPETQDILLHQDQALIPETQDILLHRDQALIPETQDILLHRYQALIPETQDILLHRDQALIPETQDILLHRYQALIPETQDVLLHRDQALIPEMQGVLLHRYQALIPETQDILLHRDQALIPETQGILLHRDQALIPETQDILLHRDQALIPETQDILLHRYQDLIPETQDILLHRDQALIPETQDILLHRDQALIPETQDILLHRDQALIPETQDILLHRDQALIPETQDQALIPETQDILLHRDQALIPETQDILLHRDQALIPETQDILLHRDQALIPETQD; encoded by the exons ATGGGTTCTTTCACTGGGGTGTTCCTGCTGCAGACGCTGGGGGAACTGGCAGATTCTCCTCTG gccctaatccctgaGACCCAGGACATACTGCTCCACcaggaccaggccctaatccctgagacgcaggacatactgctccaccgggaccaggccctaatccctgaGACGCAGGACATACTGCTCCACCGGtaccaggccctaatccctgagacgcaggacatactgctccaccgggaccaggccctaatccctgaGACGCAGGACATACTGCTCCACCGGtaccaggccctaatccctgaGACGCAGGACGTACTGCTCCACcgggaccaggccctaatccctgaGATGCAGGGCGTACTGCTCCACCGGtaccaggccctaatccctgagacgcaggacatactgctccaccgggaccaggccctaatccctgaGACGCAGGGCATACTGCTCCACcgggaccaggccctaatccctgagacgcaggacatactgctccaccgggaccaggccctaatccctgaGACGCAGGACATACTGCTCCACCGGTACCAGGACCTAATCCCTGAGACGCAAGACATACTGCTCCACcgggaccaggccctaatccctgagacgcaggacatactgctccaccgggaccaggccctaatccctgagacgcaggacatactgctccaccgggaccaggccctaatccctgagacgcaggacatactgctccaccgggaccaggccctaatccctgaGACGCAGGAC caggccctaatccctgagacgcaggacatactgctccaccgggaccaggccctaatccctgagacgcaggacatactgctccaccgggaccaggccctaatccctgagacgcaggacatactgctccaccgggaccaggccctaatccctgagacgcaggac